A section of the Streptomyces sp. Je 1-369 genome encodes:
- a CDS encoding WXG100 family type VII secretion target: protein MAKDLDVTYQDMRDAAKHVVKEKDKLNEKLDGLKKYIKHLVETGFVTKSASKAFDENFDEFVEGAKKTIDGLDGMGDYLTNAADKYEQIDDELGKAARK from the coding sequence ATGGCCAAGGACCTTGATGTCACATATCAGGACATGCGAGACGCGGCCAAGCACGTGGTCAAGGAGAAGGACAAGCTCAACGAGAAGCTGGACGGCCTGAAGAAGTACATCAAGCACCTCGTCGAGACGGGCTTCGTCACGAAGAGCGCCTCAAAGGCGTTCGACGAGAACTTCGACGAGTTCGTCGAGGGCGCGAAGAAGACGATCGACGGCCTGGACGGCATGGGCGACTACCTGACCAACGCCGCGGACAAGTACGAGCAGATCGACGACGAGCTGGGCAAGGCTGCGCGCAAGTAG
- a CDS encoding putative T7SS-secreted protein, translated as MARPKDWQPLRESDPVPGDPVAVREQVKHMKKIAEYLRTQAEALNAMADADNLKGKYAEKLGEDSRALGRKLDEAEDRYREVKGHLSGWADDLEGFQKRADKALDDAKDAQRIIDTHENKPDSDKKAKDGDEKDKKGDKDSDTEDPALKKAKEDLSNARGRLNTAAGDYDERASHYAGKIRKSIDDDMEDSWWNDFKAWVGDADWIGDWADILSWAATIVGIAAMFFPILGVVALALTAVVALAHLVQAATGNGSWFDVVMDIGALKMARNGVKAAKAIKMLQQSSRKTAAGVAKEGAESGAAATRKNAMKNAAKGEKKGGGRSGGDRQRNRARRLKMEQKNRATGKKAGDEVRDAEMPQITAQEKAGVLGDAKLGKQMKDINKWRDAYPDNTKLADNAREAARQKDALRGSWAVGTGLDAADKSGDAVSDGEYSRMKDRMTTPVPGTSRW; from the coding sequence ATGGCACGGCCCAAGGACTGGCAACCACTGCGCGAGAGCGATCCCGTACCGGGCGATCCCGTCGCGGTGCGCGAGCAGGTCAAGCACATGAAGAAGATCGCCGAGTATCTGCGTACGCAGGCAGAGGCGCTCAATGCGATGGCCGACGCGGACAACCTCAAGGGAAAGTACGCGGAGAAGCTCGGTGAGGACTCCCGCGCCCTGGGCCGCAAGCTCGACGAGGCCGAGGACCGCTATCGCGAGGTGAAGGGCCACCTTTCCGGCTGGGCCGATGATCTCGAAGGGTTCCAGAAGCGGGCGGACAAGGCACTCGACGACGCCAAGGACGCCCAGCGCATCATCGACACCCACGAGAACAAACCGGATTCCGACAAGAAGGCCAAGGACGGCGACGAGAAGGACAAGAAGGGCGACAAGGACTCCGACACGGAGGATCCCGCCCTGAAGAAGGCCAAGGAAGACCTGTCGAACGCCCGCGGCCGCCTCAACACCGCGGCCGGGGACTACGACGAGCGCGCGAGCCATTACGCCGGCAAGATCCGCAAGTCCATCGACGACGACATGGAAGACAGTTGGTGGAACGACTTCAAGGCCTGGGTCGGCGACGCCGACTGGATCGGTGACTGGGCGGACATTCTGAGCTGGGCGGCCACGATCGTGGGCATCGCCGCCATGTTCTTCCCGATCCTCGGTGTCGTCGCCCTCGCACTCACCGCCGTCGTCGCCCTCGCCCACCTGGTACAGGCGGCGACAGGCAACGGATCGTGGTTCGACGTCGTCATGGACATCGGCGCGCTCAAAATGGCGCGCAACGGCGTGAAGGCCGCCAAGGCCATCAAGATGCTGCAGCAGAGCTCCCGCAAAACGGCGGCGGGAGTGGCCAAGGAAGGCGCCGAGTCCGGTGCGGCGGCGACCCGTAAGAACGCCATGAAGAACGCGGCCAAGGGCGAGAAGAAGGGCGGCGGCCGGTCGGGCGGCGACCGCCAGAGAAACCGCGCCCGCCGCCTGAAGATGGAGCAGAAGAACCGCGCGACCGGCAAGAAGGCGGGCGACGAGGTGCGCGACGCCGAGATGCCGCAGATCACCGCGCAGGAAAAGGCCGGTGTTCTCGGCGACGCCAAGCTCGGCAAGCAAATGAAGGACATCAACAAGTGGCGTGACGCCTACCCGGACAACACCAAACTGGCGGACAACGCCCGCGAGGCCGCGCGCCAGAAGGACGCGCTCCGGGGGTCCTGGGCGGTCGGCACCGGACTCGACGCCGCGGACAAGAGCGGCGACGCGGTGTCGGACGGCGAGTACAGCAGGATGAAGGACCGGATGACCACGCCGGTGCCGGGGACGTCGCGATGGTGA